The genomic window CATCAGCAAGGGCAAAACCCATTTTGCCTGATGAGTGATTGCCAATAAAACGCACTGGATCAATGGCCTCGTACGTAGGACCAGCCGTAACCATTACCTTTTTGCCAAATAAAGGCATCGATCTTTTAATGGCATCGTTTAGAAAGGAAACAATTTCTTCAGGTTCTGCCATTCGGCCTTCGCCCCAAAGTCCGCTGGCAAGTTCGCCATTGGCAGGTGCAATAACCGTATTGCCAAAACTGATAATCTTTTCGATATTAGCTTGAGTAGTTTCATGCTTCCACATGTCCAGATCCATTGCCGGGGCAACGTAAACCGGACATTTGGCCGAAAGATAAACAGCCGTTAATAAATTATCGCAGATGCCTGTTGCCAGTTTGGCCAGCGTATTGGCACTTATTGGGGCAATGATCATTAAATCGGCCCATAAACCTAACTCAACATGGTTGCTCCATACGCCAGTTTCTTCTTCGAAGTATTGGGTATAAACAGGGTTTTTAGAAAGCGTAGCAAGGGTAAGTGGTGTAATGAAATTAGCACCATCAGGGGTAAGAATAACCTTTACGTTTGCACCAGCTTTTACAAGCAGCCGAACTAAAAAAGCCGACTTATATGCTGCGATGCTACCGCAAACGCCAAGGATTATATTTTTATGTTTCAGCATAGCGTGTTGGGCATG from Flavobacterium sp. W4I14 includes these protein-coding regions:
- a CDS encoding phosphopantothenoylcysteine decarboxylase/phosphopantothenate--cysteine ligase (product_source=KO:K13038; cath_funfam=3.40.50.10300; cog=COG0452; ko=KO:K13038; pfam=PF02441,PF04127; superfamily=102645,52507; tigrfam=TIGR00521; transmembrane_helix_parts=Inside_1_12,TMhelix_13_35,Outside_36_405), whose product is MPHAQHAMLKHKNIILGVCGSIAAYKSAFLVRLLVKAGANVKVILTPDGANFITPLTLATLSKNPVYTQYFEEETGVWSNHVELGLWADLMIIAPISANTLAKLATGICDNLLTAVYLSAKCPVYVAPAMDLDMWKHETTQANIEKIISFGNTVIAPANGELASGLWGEGRMAEPEEIVSFLNDAIKRSMPLFGKKVMVTAGPTYEAIDPVRFIGNHSSGKMGFALADELASLGADVTLIAGPTAQKSTQILKRIDVVSAQEMFDACSSVFPETDITVMCAAVADYRPKLVATEKIKKQDSGLVLELEKTTDILAYLGKAKKAHQILVGFALETNDEENYAKGKLEKKNLDLVVLNSLNDKGAGFKSDTNKITIFNKALERTVFEMKSKTDVAKDICAAVLKIAK